TTGGACGGATAAAAATAGTGACCTTTCATTTGGTGTAAACGAAGGACCAGTCAATTCTGCTTCAATCGGTGCTGATGCGAATTGGAAAGCCTCTCCTTCTTGAGGACCTGAAGTTGGGATTGCAAACATGCCATTATTCTTAAATGGCTTCCAAACTTTCTTATTCTGTTTGCTACTAGAAATATCGGTAACAGTCCACAATGTCCCGTATTGATCAAAAGTAAGGTTATCTGGTGCACTGAAACCACTCTGGATTCCACCGGCTGCGAAAATAGAGAATTGGAATTCTAAAGAGCCGTGGTCGCCGTTATTTTCGAAGAAACGAGTGATATGCCCGTGGATATTTCCGTGTTTATCATTATTTGTGTGTGCAACGAACACGGTACCGTCAAATGGACTGATTTCTACATCTTCAGGTCGATCCGTAGGCGTTGCACCAAGAAGGATTGCTGCATCGTGTGTATGAACAAGGACATCAGCCTGTGTTTTAAACTTATCAAGGAGCTCTTTGTCATTTTTGGCAGCTTCTCTTACAGCTTCAATTGATAACTCAATCCATTCTCCACTACTTAAGTCTGCAGCATAAAGTGTTCCTTTGCTGAGGAGTTGAGAGTTGTTCTTACCAACTTTTTCGTTGTATTTACCATCACTAATAAATTTATAAACACACGCATCTTTTTTATCATCACCCATGTAAACGACGACTCGTCCGTCTTTTGAAAGACCTACCGAGGCATTTTCATGGTTAAATCGTCCTAATGCTGTATGTTTTCGAACACGGAAGTTTGGGTCGAAAGGGTCTACCTCTACGACCCAGCCGTAATGTGTTTCATCTAATCCAGCTGCTTCAGCTGTGTCCTCATAATTCTCTTCACAGGATAATAAAGTACCCCATAACGTTCTTCCGCCAGAACAGTTTGCGAATGTCCCTTGCACCTTGGTTGAACCATTCACCGCATCAGATCCTTTTGCTGGACCTGTCAGATCAATTTCCGTTAATCCTGTAACCCGTCTAGCATACTTGGAGGTCGTATCCATCTTCCAAGAGTTATCTTCTTCGTAAACCTCGATAATCGATCCACCTTGGTTATATAAGAACGTTTTAGTTTGTTCTTTTGAATATTCATCATTTTCTTTGCCAAATACGAAAAGGTCAGATACATATTCATGGTTAACCCACAAGAGACCTCTTTCAGACCCATTCGATTGGTCTATAGGGAAATAAAGAGTGAAATCATTATT
This Pseudalkalibacillus berkeleyi DNA region includes the following protein-coding sequences:
- a CDS encoding PhoX family protein, yielding MGKVNRRKFLTYLGTGATALAASSTGLNVLTQPVQAGNFHKGGQKKPKLGQIKFKPIEPSSKDDLILPRGYQYNVIAAYGDQINQKGDTFGFNNDFTLYFPIDQSNGSERGLLWVNHEYVSDLFVFGKENDEYSKEQTKTFLYNQGGSIIEVYEEDNSWKMDTTSKYARRVTGLTEIDLTGPAKGSDAVNGSTKVQGTFANCSGGRTLWGTLLSCEENYEDTAEAAGLDETHYGWVVEVDPFDPNFRVRKHTALGRFNHENASVGLSKDGRVVVYMGDDKKDACVYKFISDGKYNEKVGKNNSQLLSKGTLYAADLSSGEWIELSIEAVREAAKNDKELLDKFKTQADVLVHTHDAAILLGATPTDRPEDVEISPFDGTVFVAHTNNDKHGNIHGHITRFFENNGDHGSLEFQFSIFAAGGIQSGFSAPDNLTFDQYGTLWTVTDISSSKQNKKVWKPFKNNGMFAIPTSGPQEGEAFQFASAPIEAELTGPSFTPNERSLFLSVQHPGEETEDLSKPTSMWPHRPGDKMPRPAVVAIRGF